One window from the genome of Jiangella alba encodes:
- a CDS encoding PIN domain-containing protein encodes MDDEDRIALFLDYENLAIGAREDLGGLAFDVRPIADALAERGRVVVRRAYADWSYFDEDRRMLTRSHVELIEMPQRMGASRKNAADIKLSVDAIELAFVRDYVSTFVVGTGDSDFTPLVYKLRELNKRVIGVGIRGSTSALLPPACDEFLYYDDLEGVEPAPAATPSPSEEESPAAKERDLDDLAGVVAQSVAGLQRTGGQVTASTLKRTLLRKDPTFNEADHGFRAFGELLRHLAERHVVELADGPTKGDPEVLLPALDGQQEAFDLLRSVVLDLTAKHGRAALSGLKDQLRRVRPDFSEQALGFRSFLQFVRAAATTGTIELRWDAGADDYLLTVP; translated from the coding sequence GTGGACGACGAAGATCGCATCGCCCTCTTCCTGGACTACGAGAATCTCGCCATCGGCGCCCGCGAGGACCTCGGCGGGCTGGCCTTCGACGTGCGCCCGATCGCCGACGCGCTGGCCGAGCGCGGCCGGGTGGTCGTGCGCCGCGCGTACGCCGACTGGTCCTACTTCGACGAGGACCGCCGCATGCTGACCCGCTCGCACGTCGAGCTGATCGAGATGCCGCAGCGCATGGGCGCCTCCCGCAAGAACGCCGCCGACATCAAGCTGTCCGTCGACGCCATCGAGCTGGCGTTCGTGCGCGACTACGTGTCGACGTTCGTCGTGGGCACGGGCGACAGCGACTTCACGCCGCTGGTGTACAAGCTGCGCGAGCTGAACAAGCGGGTCATCGGCGTCGGCATCCGGGGCTCGACGTCGGCGCTGCTGCCGCCCGCGTGCGACGAGTTCCTCTACTACGACGACCTCGAGGGGGTCGAGCCCGCGCCAGCGGCGACACCCTCGCCGTCGGAGGAGGAGTCGCCCGCCGCCAAGGAGCGCGACCTCGACGACCTCGCCGGCGTCGTCGCGCAGAGCGTGGCCGGGCTGCAACGCACCGGCGGCCAGGTGACGGCGTCGACGCTGAAGCGCACCCTGCTGCGCAAGGACCCCACGTTCAACGAGGCCGACCACGGGTTCCGCGCGTTCGGCGAGCTGCTGCGCCACCTCGCCGAGCGGCACGTCGTCGAGCTGGCCGACGGCCCGACCAAGGGCGACCCGGAGGTGCTGCTGCCGGCGCTGGACGGCCAGCAGGAGGCGTTCGACCTGCTGCGTTCCGTCGTCCTGGACCTCACGGCGAAGCACGGCCGGGCCGCGCTGTCCGGCCTGAAGGACCAGCTGCGCCGGGTCCGGCCCGATTTCAGCGAGCAGGCGCTCGGGTTCCGCAGCTTCCTCCAGTTCGTCCGTGCCGCCGCCACCACCGGCACCATCGAGCTGCGCTGGGACGCCGGCGCCGACGACTACCTGCTCACCGTGCCGTAG
- a CDS encoding serine hydrolase domain-containing protein: MTPRVDGDARLGLRLADELGPRHPVAAAAVVTPSAVRAAAHGADLGSDFELASVSKALTGLLYTDAVGRGEVRPETTLGELLPLDGAPVARARLDALSTHRAGLPRLPPAAQPWRRTFRLWRHGTNPYTETLDELFAQARGVRVRREPARPRYSNLGFELLGHGLAAAAGTTYAAMVEQRLAGPLELTGLYVPADATLLRPSALAGRSRRGRPRDPWANPALGPAGGVRASISDLARLIEALLDGTAPGVAALEPVATFAGGTRIGAGWVTTRVRGREVTWHNGGSGGFRSWIGLDRAADTGVAVLSATAASVDGVGFRLLASP; the protein is encoded by the coding sequence ATGACTCCACGCGTGGACGGCGACGCCCGGCTCGGACTCCGACTGGCCGACGAGCTCGGCCCGCGGCACCCGGTCGCGGCGGCCGCCGTCGTCACCCCGTCCGCCGTCCGCGCGGCCGCCCACGGCGCGGACCTCGGCTCCGACTTCGAGCTCGCCTCGGTATCGAAGGCGCTGACCGGCCTGCTCTACACCGACGCCGTCGGCCGCGGCGAGGTCCGGCCGGAGACCACGCTCGGCGAGCTGCTCCCGCTGGACGGCGCGCCGGTCGCCCGGGCCCGGCTGGACGCGCTCAGCACGCACCGCGCCGGGCTGCCCCGGCTGCCGCCGGCCGCGCAGCCGTGGCGGCGCACGTTCCGGCTGTGGCGGCACGGCACGAACCCGTACACCGAGACGCTGGACGAGCTGTTCGCGCAGGCCCGCGGCGTCCGCGTGCGCCGCGAGCCGGCTCGGCCGCGCTATTCCAACCTCGGCTTCGAGCTGCTCGGGCACGGCCTCGCGGCCGCGGCCGGCACGACGTACGCGGCCATGGTCGAGCAGCGGCTGGCCGGGCCGCTCGAGCTGACCGGCCTCTACGTGCCCGCCGACGCGACCCTGCTGCGGCCGTCCGCCCTCGCCGGGCGCAGCCGCCGGGGCCGCCCGCGCGATCCGTGGGCCAACCCGGCGCTCGGGCCGGCCGGCGGCGTCCGCGCGTCGATCAGCGACCTCGCCCGGCTGATCGAGGCGCTGCTGGACGGGACGGCGCCCGGTGTGGCCGCGCTGGAGCCGGTCGCGACGTTCGCCGGCGGCACCCGCATCGGCGCCGGCTGGGTCACCACCAGGGTGCGCGGCCGGGAGGTCACCTGGCACAACGGCGGGTCCGGCGGGTTCCGGTCGTGGATCGGCCTCGACCGCGCCGCCGACACCGGCGTCGCCGTCCTCTCGGCCACCGCGGCCTCCGTCGACGGCGTCGGGTTCCGGCTGCTCGCCTCGCCCTGA
- a CDS encoding MFS transporter, which yields MTEAVATLAAERPGARRTATPGLTLLALGAAGLVVSLQQTLVLPLLPRLQQTFDTSVTAVSWVFTATLLAGAVATPLLSRFGDMYGKRRMITVTMGLLVAGSTVCALSDSLGVLIAGRALQGAAAAVIPLAIGIIRDTFPRERVMSAIGIVSATMGVGGSAGMLVTGVIADRTTSHHPVFWISAGMAGLAMLLVVRFTVEAGERRGGRPDVAGALLLAGWLVGLLLGISQGNSWGWTDGRTLGLFAAAVVLCAAWVLVERRVREPLVHLRLLTGPKSLSANLASVLLGFAMFAAFTLVSNLIQTPSDVAGYGLSGSVLDVGLYMLPSTVTMLVFSVLAGRFEARLGPAFTLAVGATFAALSYVWLAVNHDTPLDVMIFSGIQGIGFGIAYAALGTLAVEHVPMHQSGIASGINSLVRTAGGSVASAATAAILTGSLIAGTSIPKVDGYVVSFVIASIAAALTATIAAVHGVRHRRPAPVPLPR from the coding sequence ATGACCGAAGCTGTCGCCACCCTCGCCGCCGAGCGCCCCGGGGCCCGCCGCACCGCGACCCCGGGGCTCACGTTGCTGGCGCTCGGCGCGGCCGGGCTGGTGGTGTCGCTCCAGCAGACGCTCGTGCTGCCGCTGCTCCCCCGGCTGCAGCAGACCTTCGACACGTCCGTCACCGCGGTCTCGTGGGTGTTCACCGCGACACTGCTGGCGGGCGCGGTCGCGACGCCGCTGCTGTCGCGGTTCGGCGACATGTACGGCAAGCGGCGGATGATCACGGTCACCATGGGCCTGTTGGTGGCCGGCTCGACGGTGTGCGCGCTGTCCGACTCCCTCGGCGTGCTGATCGCCGGGCGGGCCCTGCAGGGCGCGGCCGCGGCGGTCATCCCGCTGGCCATCGGGATCATCCGCGACACCTTCCCGCGCGAGCGGGTGATGTCGGCCATCGGCATCGTCAGCGCCACCATGGGTGTCGGCGGCAGCGCGGGCATGCTGGTCACCGGCGTCATCGCCGACCGCACGACCAGCCACCACCCGGTGTTCTGGATCTCCGCCGGTATGGCCGGGCTGGCCATGCTGCTGGTGGTGCGGTTCACCGTCGAGGCGGGCGAGCGGCGCGGCGGCCGGCCCGACGTCGCCGGCGCGCTGCTGCTGGCCGGCTGGCTGGTCGGGCTGCTGCTGGGGATCAGCCAGGGCAACTCGTGGGGCTGGACCGACGGCCGCACGCTCGGCCTGTTCGCCGCCGCCGTCGTGCTGTGCGCCGCGTGGGTGCTGGTGGAGCGGCGGGTGCGCGAGCCGCTGGTGCACCTGCGGCTGCTGACGGGGCCGAAGTCGCTGTCGGCGAATCTCGCGTCGGTGCTGCTCGGCTTCGCCATGTTCGCGGCGTTCACGCTGGTGTCGAACCTCATCCAGACGCCGTCCGACGTCGCCGGGTACGGCCTCAGCGGCTCGGTGCTCGACGTGGGCCTGTACATGCTGCCGAGCACCGTCACCATGCTGGTCTTCTCGGTGCTGGCCGGACGGTTCGAGGCCCGGCTCGGCCCGGCGTTCACGCTGGCCGTCGGCGCGACGTTCGCCGCGCTCAGCTACGTGTGGCTGGCCGTCAACCACGACACCCCGCTGGACGTCATGATCTTCAGCGGCATCCAGGGCATCGGCTTCGGCATCGCGTACGCGGCGCTCGGCACGCTCGCCGTCGAGCACGTCCCGATGCACCAGAGCGGCATCGCCAGCGGCATCAACTCGCTGGTCCGCACGGCCGGCGGCAGCGTGGCCAGCGCTGCGACGGCGGCCATCCTGACCGGCTCGCTCATCGCGGGCACGTCCATCCCGAAGGTCGACGGCTACGTCGTCTCGTTCGTCATCGCCAGCATCGCCGCCGCGCTGACCGCCACCATCGCCGCCGTCCACGGGGTCCGGCACCGCCGCCCGGCGCCGGTGCCGCTCCCCCGCTGA
- a CDS encoding N-acyl-D-amino-acid deacylase family protein, which yields MSAPFDVLIEHGTVVDGTGNPAFAAAVGIRDGRVTLLRGATADVPALERIDAAGLVVAPGFIDLHSHSDLVLLGDPDLEMKVRQGVTTEVIGVDGLSYAPFDRPADLHGFAEQNAGIAGLPAEPLGWRSIADQLDSYDRRLAVNVATLVGNTALRVNALGWEPGVADGAALDRMRGQVRDAMYDGAFGLSTGLDYPPGAHATTDELIALAAEAAELGGMYHTHVRYGLGDTYLDPFREAVDIARRSGAPLQVTHFSRSARATYTGGAQRMLDLLQDERDAGLDVTFDTYTYEWGGTRLSRLLPLWAQEGGPDRLRERLAGGATRDRIAAEVESSGAARQYVASAPFSDLRLGYLTSPEHDRFEGWYLSEVVSTLGVSLGRVICDLVAANPGATFTRPSPHAMTLWKFVCHPLGMIASDSVFIGLAPSPRAYGCFTRVLADFVREEQLLSLPEAVRKMSSFPAQRLGLPDRGVLRDGAVADVVVFSLEASQAPANFERPRQLAEGVTDVFVSGTAVLRDGSMTGARPGRALRGPAYGRAPSAPLVPVAEEALADD from the coding sequence GTGAGCGCGCCGTTCGACGTGCTGATCGAGCACGGCACCGTCGTCGACGGCACCGGCAACCCGGCCTTCGCGGCCGCCGTCGGGATCAGGGACGGACGGGTGACGCTGCTGCGCGGCGCCACGGCGGACGTGCCGGCGCTGGAGCGGATCGACGCGGCCGGGCTGGTCGTCGCGCCCGGCTTCATCGACCTGCACAGTCATTCCGACCTCGTCCTGCTCGGCGACCCGGACCTGGAGATGAAGGTCCGCCAGGGCGTCACCACCGAGGTCATCGGCGTCGACGGGCTGTCGTACGCGCCGTTCGACCGGCCGGCCGACCTGCACGGGTTCGCCGAGCAGAACGCCGGCATCGCCGGGCTGCCCGCGGAGCCGCTGGGCTGGCGCTCGATCGCGGACCAGCTGGACTCCTACGACCGCCGGCTCGCGGTGAACGTGGCGACGCTGGTCGGCAACACGGCGCTGCGGGTCAACGCGCTCGGCTGGGAGCCCGGCGTCGCGGACGGCGCGGCGCTGGACCGCATGCGCGGCCAGGTGCGCGACGCGATGTACGACGGCGCGTTCGGCCTGTCCACCGGCCTGGACTACCCGCCGGGCGCGCACGCGACGACGGACGAGCTGATCGCGCTGGCGGCCGAGGCGGCCGAGCTGGGCGGCATGTACCACACGCACGTCCGCTACGGACTCGGCGACACCTACCTCGACCCGTTCCGCGAGGCCGTCGACATCGCGCGCCGGTCCGGCGCGCCGCTGCAGGTCACGCACTTCTCCCGGTCCGCCCGGGCGACCTACACCGGCGGCGCGCAGCGGATGCTGGACCTGCTGCAGGACGAGCGCGACGCCGGGCTCGACGTCACGTTCGACACCTACACCTACGAGTGGGGCGGCACCCGGCTGAGCCGGCTGCTGCCGCTGTGGGCGCAGGAGGGCGGGCCCGACCGGCTGCGCGAGCGGCTGGCCGGCGGCGCGACGCGCGACCGCATCGCCGCCGAGGTCGAGTCCAGCGGCGCCGCCCGGCAGTACGTCGCCAGCGCGCCGTTCTCCGACCTGCGGCTGGGCTACCTCACCAGCCCCGAGCACGACCGCTTCGAGGGCTGGTACCTGTCCGAGGTGGTCAGCACCCTGGGCGTGTCGCTCGGCCGGGTGATCTGTGACCTCGTCGCGGCCAACCCGGGCGCGACGTTCACCCGGCCCAGCCCGCACGCGATGACGCTGTGGAAGTTCGTCTGCCACCCCCTGGGCATGATCGCCAGCGACTCCGTCTTCATCGGGCTGGCGCCGAGCCCGCGGGCGTACGGCTGCTTCACCCGCGTGCTGGCCGACTTCGTCCGGGAGGAGCAGCTGCTCTCGCTGCCCGAGGCGGTGCGCAAGATGTCGTCGTTCCCGGCGCAGCGGCTCGGGCTGCCCGACCGCGGCGTGCTGCGCGACGGCGCCGTGGCCGACGTCGTCGTGTTCTCGCTGGAGGCCAGCCAGGCGCCGGCCAACTTCGAGCGGCCGCGGCAGCTGGCCGAGGGCGTCACCGACGTGTTCGTCTCCGGCACCGCGGTGCTGCGCGACGGCTCGATGACCGGCGCCCGGCCGGGACGGGCGCTGCGCGGGCCCGCGTACGGTCGTGCGCCGTCGGCCCCGCTGGTGCCGGTGGCGGAGGAGGCGCTGGCGGACGACTGA
- a CDS encoding mandelate racemase/muconate lactonizing enzyme family protein produces the protein MKIDRIRSWPVDFGFYNAVYVQVETDDGAVGEAEVAMRRRTRSIVALIEELGDELRGQDPTRIEQLGERMYRDAFLGGTLLTIGISAIDMALWDLNARALGVPVHRLLGGAFRDEVRVYTHARAGESPEALAETVRARVAAGFTAIKTTLPGFYEKVTSVRHERVQLVPPRQTETELLPPWIFGHIAEYFAAAREAAGPEVHLMVDCHGRLNVPNAIRLAEALAPYDLTFIEEPVPYERPDWLREVSSRVSTPIAAGERWGNHLSSAPFIEQHAVAVAQPDVGICGGLTPAKKIATLAEAHGISVAFHNPFGPLQSAATWQLSATLPNFLLSESMITPEQAPYWERYVENPPQVTDGVWRVDDAPGLGPRLRIDELERSEPRFVLDLGGTR, from the coding sequence ATGAAGATAGATCGAATTCGATCGTGGCCGGTGGATTTCGGCTTCTACAACGCCGTGTACGTCCAGGTGGAGACCGACGACGGCGCGGTCGGGGAGGCCGAGGTCGCCATGCGGCGGCGGACGCGGTCGATCGTGGCGCTCATCGAGGAGCTCGGGGACGAGTTGCGCGGCCAGGACCCGACCCGGATCGAGCAGCTCGGCGAGCGCATGTACCGCGACGCGTTCCTCGGCGGCACGCTGCTCACCATCGGCATCAGTGCCATCGACATGGCGCTGTGGGACCTGAACGCGCGGGCGCTCGGCGTGCCCGTGCACCGGCTGCTCGGCGGCGCGTTCCGCGACGAGGTGCGCGTCTACACCCACGCCCGGGCCGGCGAGTCGCCGGAGGCGCTGGCCGAGACGGTCCGTGCGCGGGTCGCCGCCGGGTTCACCGCGATCAAGACGACGCTGCCCGGGTTCTACGAGAAGGTCACCAGCGTCCGGCACGAACGGGTCCAGCTGGTCCCGCCGCGCCAGACGGAGACCGAGCTGCTGCCGCCGTGGATCTTCGGCCACATCGCCGAGTACTTCGCCGCCGCCCGCGAGGCCGCCGGGCCCGAGGTCCACCTCATGGTCGACTGCCACGGCCGGCTCAACGTGCCGAACGCGATCAGGCTGGCCGAGGCGCTGGCGCCGTACGACCTCACGTTCATCGAGGAGCCGGTGCCGTACGAGCGGCCGGACTGGCTGCGCGAGGTGTCCAGCCGGGTCAGCACGCCGATCGCGGCCGGCGAGCGGTGGGGCAACCACCTGTCCAGCGCGCCGTTCATCGAGCAGCACGCGGTCGCCGTCGCCCAGCCCGACGTCGGCATCTGCGGCGGCCTGACGCCGGCGAAGAAGATCGCCACCCTGGCCGAGGCGCACGGCATCTCGGTCGCGTTCCACAACCCGTTCGGGCCGCTGCAGAGCGCCGCCACCTGGCAGCTCTCCGCGACCCTGCCGAACTTCCTGCTCAGCGAGTCGATGATCACGCCGGAGCAGGCGCCGTACTGGGAGCGCTACGTGGAGAATCCGCCGCAGGTGACCGACGGCGTCTGGCGGGTCGACGACGCGCCCGGGCTGGGTCCGCGGCTGCGGATCGACGAGCTGGAGCGGTCCGAGCCCCGGTTCGTCCTGGACCTCGGGGGCACCCGGTGA
- a CDS encoding FadR/GntR family transcriptional regulator: MPLGVQVAERIRADISKGGLQPGDELPSEAEYGERFEVSQRVVRDALRTLNNEGIISTRQGKRAVVGSLRPDAMGNYIRFLVDTDPGAIDELMDFRALLEGHAARLAAEQATDDDIAQMKSALARVLEAGDDLEARVPADLRLHELISRSCGNRLVDSMLGVLADTLAEERRRGAQITRQKGVGHDETNHQHVALIDAIAAHDGDAAQRSAVEIVQRARRYWSTAARP; encoded by the coding sequence GTGCCCCTGGGGGTCCAGGTGGCCGAGCGGATCCGCGCGGACATCTCCAAGGGCGGGCTGCAACCCGGCGACGAGCTGCCGTCCGAGGCCGAGTACGGCGAGCGGTTCGAGGTCAGCCAGCGCGTGGTCCGCGACGCCCTGCGCACTCTGAACAACGAGGGCATCATCTCCACGCGGCAGGGCAAGCGGGCCGTCGTCGGCAGCCTGCGCCCCGACGCGATGGGCAACTACATCCGCTTCCTCGTCGACACCGACCCGGGCGCCATCGACGAGCTGATGGACTTCCGCGCCCTGCTCGAGGGGCACGCCGCCCGGCTGGCCGCCGAGCAGGCCACCGACGACGACATCGCGCAGATGAAGTCGGCGCTGGCCCGGGTGCTGGAGGCCGGCGACGACCTCGAGGCGCGCGTGCCCGCCGACCTGCGGCTGCACGAGCTGATCTCGCGGTCGTGCGGCAACCGGCTGGTCGACAGCATGCTCGGCGTGCTCGCCGACACGCTGGCCGAGGAGCGGCGGCGCGGCGCCCAGATCACCCGCCAGAAGGGCGTCGGGCACGACGAGACCAACCACCAGCACGTCGCCCTGATCGACGCGATCGCCGCCCACGACGGCGACGCCGCCCAGCGCAGCGCCGTCGAGATCGTCCAGCGGGCGCGCCGCTACTGGTCCACGGCCGCCCGCCCATGA
- a CDS encoding PQQ-binding-like beta-propeller repeat protein — protein sequence MTAPPAGAASGARVVRRWPTGADVRQVAEFAGPGGAPCVLVLAGATLQAWRWDGTLLWSDGTSAVTRVLHVRDDTALVLTGERLLRRLALHTGDVTWRGEAPDGTNLSGAGSSKLALVGGRLLWFTAPTYATAVTCRELLPGGDVSTVWVREFAGHYDAGFGPVLVVADVLGTGEPQLLLSTRTGSGYGTGDADVSTERLVLGREDGRLLQLVLSVADGSTLTEAAYRPDPGDYPCARPYGLLTTAAAPGGRIVVLVSCQVEEYYSVTRVRDGELARAWGRFVEKDWPHDAQELRPQVSSVVERPGENPWLVTGHHDGATWTTVVDDAVTGSRVATLAGHYFWGVTGSVAVVSPAVSRALTGAEPTLAVRLPDLTVVASFTGHPVITGEDELPAELSFHAERRSLVALGDGLLMREPSGSAAWWSPVSGASAALGVADVAGAFPGASGAAVLVSSSGALHRVLADGSAAGSVRPAGRRASALAVTSASGPVVLLDGPRDSRAVLPDGSELPLPGRVAAAGRTPSGEVVVACLEDTAVRCWRLEPSGWSPAGVVDTRGRPSHALLFDDASLLLVASRTGVHTADVGVHRLDGTALWHDAAQGPHPNQPAVARTPSGRWLAAYDDHGQFTARDAHTGEVLTKDDWTAAYTMPLRLESAPGWLRVGGIHGIDLLDDSGAVRWRHGAPLWTYFPGEAALAGPVLGCVTRSGRLDAFEAASGQLLWSLDLGPVAVRPPLLAVDGGFVAGTAGGALVVVDAAGGRRELLPGLGAAVETLAVSGAGLLAGTADGVVHEVGFG from the coding sequence ATGACCGCCCCGCCGGCCGGGGCGGCCTCGGGCGCCAGGGTGGTGCGGCGCTGGCCGACCGGCGCCGACGTCCGCCAGGTCGCGGAGTTCGCCGGGCCGGGCGGCGCGCCGTGCGTGCTGGTGCTGGCCGGCGCGACGCTGCAGGCGTGGCGGTGGGACGGCACGCTGCTGTGGTCGGACGGCACGTCGGCGGTGACGCGCGTGCTGCACGTGCGCGACGACACCGCGCTGGTGCTGACCGGCGAGCGGCTGTTGCGCCGGCTGGCGCTGCACACCGGCGACGTGACCTGGCGCGGCGAGGCGCCGGACGGGACGAACCTGTCCGGTGCGGGGTCGTCCAAGCTGGCGCTCGTCGGCGGCCGGCTGCTCTGGTTCACCGCGCCGACCTACGCGACCGCCGTCACCTGCCGCGAGCTGCTGCCCGGCGGTGACGTCTCGACGGTGTGGGTGCGCGAGTTCGCCGGCCACTACGACGCCGGGTTCGGCCCGGTGCTGGTGGTGGCGGACGTGCTCGGCACGGGCGAGCCGCAGCTGCTGCTGTCGACCCGCACCGGCTCCGGCTACGGGACCGGCGACGCCGACGTCAGTACGGAACGGCTGGTGCTCGGGCGCGAGGACGGGCGGCTGCTGCAGCTGGTGCTGTCGGTGGCCGACGGCTCGACGCTGACCGAGGCCGCGTACCGGCCCGACCCCGGCGACTACCCGTGCGCCCGTCCGTACGGCCTGCTGACGACGGCGGCGGCGCCCGGCGGGCGCATCGTCGTGCTGGTGAGCTGCCAGGTCGAGGAGTACTACTCGGTGACGCGGGTCCGCGACGGCGAGCTGGCGCGGGCGTGGGGGCGGTTCGTCGAGAAGGACTGGCCGCACGACGCGCAGGAGCTGCGCCCCCAGGTCTCGTCCGTCGTGGAACGGCCCGGCGAGAACCCGTGGCTGGTCACCGGCCACCACGACGGCGCGACGTGGACGACGGTGGTCGACGACGCCGTCACCGGCTCGCGCGTCGCGACGCTGGCCGGGCACTACTTCTGGGGCGTGACGGGTTCGGTCGCGGTCGTGTCGCCGGCGGTCTCGCGCGCCCTCACCGGCGCCGAGCCGACGCTGGCCGTGCGGCTGCCCGATCTCACCGTCGTCGCGTCCTTCACCGGTCATCCGGTGATCACTGGTGAGGACGAGCTCCCCGCCGAGCTGTCCTTCCACGCCGAGCGGCGCTCGCTGGTGGCGTTGGGCGACGGCCTGCTGATGCGGGAGCCATCAGGGTCCGCCGCGTGGTGGTCGCCGGTGTCCGGCGCGTCGGCGGCGCTGGGTGTCGCGGACGTGGCCGGAGCGTTCCCGGGGGCGTCCGGCGCGGCGGTGCTGGTGTCGTCCTCCGGCGCGCTGCACCGGGTTCTCGCCGACGGCTCGGCCGCGGGTTCGGTGCGGCCGGCCGGGCGGCGGGCGTCCGCACTCGCCGTCACGTCCGCGTCCGGGCCGGTGGTGCTGCTGGACGGGCCGCGCGACAGCCGTGCCGTCCTTCCCGACGGTTCGGAACTGCCGCTACCCGGGCGGGTCGCGGCGGCCGGGCGGACGCCGTCCGGCGAGGTCGTCGTCGCCTGCCTGGAGGACACGGCGGTGCGCTGCTGGCGGCTGGAGCCGTCGGGCTGGTCGCCGGCCGGCGTGGTGGACACGCGCGGCCGCCCGAGCCACGCGCTGCTGTTCGACGACGCGTCGCTGCTGCTGGTGGCCTCGCGGACGGGCGTGCACACCGCCGACGTCGGCGTGCACCGGCTGGACGGGACGGCGCTCTGGCACGACGCCGCGCAGGGCCCGCACCCGAACCAGCCCGCCGTCGCCCGGACGCCGTCGGGCCGGTGGCTCGCCGCGTACGACGACCACGGCCAGTTCACGGCGCGCGACGCCCACACCGGCGAGGTGCTGACGAAGGACGACTGGACCGCCGCCTACACAATGCCGCTGCGACTGGAGTCCGCGCCCGGCTGGCTGCGCGTCGGCGGCATCCACGGCATCGACCTCCTCGACGATTCCGGCGCGGTCCGCTGGCGGCACGGCGCGCCGCTGTGGACGTACTTCCCCGGCGAGGCCGCGCTGGCCGGTCCGGTGCTCGGCTGCGTGACCCGGTCCGGCCGGCTGGACGCCTTCGAGGCCGCTTCCGGCCAGCTGCTCTGGAGCCTCGACCTCGGCCCCGTGGCCGTGCGGCCTCCCCTGCTCGCCGTCGACGGCGGGTTCGTCGCGGGGACCGCCGGTGGCGCATTGGTGGTGGTCGATGCCGCCGGCGGCCGGCGGGAGCTGCTACCCGGCCTCGGCGCCGCCGTCGAGACGTTGGCCGTGAGCGGGGCCGGCCTGCTGGCGGGCACCGCTGACGGGGTCGTGCACGAGGTCGGGTTCGGTTGA